CAGGTCAAGAGAACCCGGCATCCGTCCGTCGTCCCAAGCCTTCCGCGCCGCCAGCCGGTGCGGAAGGCTTCGCCAAAAACCGCGCAGGTGCACAATGTTCGACGCTGACTATAGAATGGCCGACATCCTGGTGATCGTGCCGCCCTTCGCCAGCCCCGACCGGCCGGCACTCGGGCCCCATGTGATCGCGGCGCGCGCCGAACAGGCCGGCTACCGGGCAAAGGTTCTCTACGCCAACCTCTCTTTTGCCGGCCGCATCGGGGTGCGGCGCTACCAGAAACTTTGCGGAACGCCCACCGGGCTCCTGATCGGGGAGCGGATCTTTGCCCGTGCCATGTTCGGAGCGCGGGCGGACCGCCGCATGGAACCCGAGGTCGAACGCGCCATCGCCGACGCGACCGGTCCGTCGGTCGTCACGCTCGACTGGCTGCAGAATGCGGCCGAGCAATGGACCGATGCCTTTGCCGACAATCTGGCGAAGATGCCGGCGCGGATCGTCGGCTTCAGCACCGTCTTCGAGCAGACGCTGGCGGCACTATCGATCGCTAAGCGAACCAAGGCGGCCGCGCCGGACAAAATCTTCCTGCTCGGCGGCGCCAATGTCGACGGCATCATGTCGGAAGGCATCCAGCCGCTCGCAGGCTCGATCGACCACATCTTCTCGGGCGAGAGCGATGTCACCTTCGTGAATTTCCTCGACGGCCTGCATGAGGCGAAGCCGACCCCGGACAGGATCATCCGGGGCGAGCCGCTGGAAGCGCTCGATGAATCGCCGACGCCCGACTATGACGACTATTTCACGCAGCTGGCGCAGACCGTGGGCTGCGACATCCATCCCGACGGGTTGCGCCCCGAAGAAATCTGGCTGCCCTACGAAACCAGCCGCGGCTGCTGGTGGGGGGCGAAGCAGCATTGCACCTTCTGCGGCCTCAACGCGAACGGCATGCAGCACCGCCAGAAGTCGGCCGAGAAGGCATTCAGCGAGCTCACCGAACTGGTCGCCCGGCACAAGGCGACGCGGATCATGATGGTCGACAACATCATGCCCCATTCCTATTTCTCGACCCTTTTGCCGGAGCTGGCCAAGGCCGAGAACAAGGTCGGCATCTTCTACGAGCAGAAGGCCAATCTTTCCTTCCAGAAGATGAAACTGCTGAAGTCGGCGGGGGTCGAGCGCATCCAGCCCGGCATCGAATCGCTTGCGACCTCGGTGCTGAAACTGATGCGCAAGGGCAGCACACTCAAGATCAACCTCGACTGCCTGCGTTTTGCCCGTGCGCTGGGCATTGAGGCGGCATGGAACCTGCTGACCGATTTCCCCGGCGACGAGGACGCCGCTTATGAAGCGACCGCCAAGCTGATCCCGCTGCTCCAACACCTGCAGCCGCCGGTAGGGGTCGGCCAGCTCAGCATCGAACGGTTCAGTCCGTATTTCGACAAGCGGGACGACTACAAGATCACCAATGTCCGTCCCATACCGGCCTACGGGCTGGCCTTCCCGGCGATCGAACGCGCCGACGACATGGCCTATCATTTCATCGGCGACTACGATTCCAGCCTGAGGCGAAGACCCGACCTTGCCCGGCGTCTGGGCGACGGCGTCGCGGCCTGGAAGGCGGCGTGGGCGCCGGACCGCACCATGCCGGTTTTGTGCGTTCTCGACCTGTCGCCCGGCCGTTATTTGATGATCGACACCCGCGCCTGCGCCCATGTCGACGCCGAAATCCTCAACGAGGCAACCATGGCGGCTTATCTCTCCGGGATCGGAGAGGACGCCGTTTTGAAGCGCGCACTGGATTGGGGCTATCTGCACGACGACCACGGGCTGCTGTTGCCGCTGGCAACCGCGTCCGAAAATCTGTTGGAGCGGTTTGAAACGCGGGCCGGCGCGGGCAGATGCGACCCAGCTTCGGCTGGTCCGACGCAGACAGGGTTCGTGATGCCCAAGGGAGCGACAGCACCATGATAGAACCCTGTCGGCGACGGACAGTCGGCCCCACTTGCAGTTCCCTGTGGTGCCGGCTGCATACGGCTTGCGCAAACAGCGGGTTCCGCGCTTATTGCAGGCCATGCGCCCTTCGCTGCTCGATCCGTTATTCTCGCCCATCACCGCGCTTGCCGGCGTCGGGTCGAAGGTCGCCGCCCTGATCGAAAGGGTGGTGCCGGCCGATCTTGGCGACCGTGACGCACGCGTCGGCGATCTTCTGTTCGTCCTGCCCAATACCGTCATCGACCGGCGCAACCGGCCGGGTATCGCCTATGCGGCCGAGGGCGCGATCGTGACGCTGGATGTGCGCATAGACCGCCACCAGCCACCGCCGCGCGGCAACAAATCGGTGCCCTACCGGGTCTACGCCCATGACGATACCGGCGAGATCGCGCTGACCTTCTTCCATGCCCATGCCAGCTATCTGGAAAAGGCGATGCCGGAAGGCGAACAGGTGGTGGTGTCGGGCCGCATGGAGTGGTTCAACGGCCGCCCGAACATGGTGCATCCCGACCACATCGCTCTGGCCAGCGAAGCCGGCAGCCTGCCGCTGGTCGAGCCGGTCTATCCGCTCACCGCCGGGCTTTCGACAAAGGTGTTGCGCCGTGCCATCGGCCAGGCGGTGGGCCGCGTGCCGACGATGCCGGAATGGCAGGACGGCGCCTTCATGCGACGCCATACTTTTCCGGCCTTCACTGCCGCGCTCGACCGCGTGCACAACCCCGAAAGTCCACTCGATGCCTTGCCGGACAGCGTCGCCTGGCGTCGGCTTGCCTATGACGAATTCCTTGCCGGCCAGGTGTCGCTGGCGCTGGTGCGGGCCCGCGTCAGGAAGCTTTCCGGCCAGCCGCTGACCGGCAGCGGCGCGATCCTCGAACAACTGCGATCCGCCCTGCCCTATTCGCTGACCGGTTCGCAGGAAACGGCGCTTGCCGAAATCCTGTCCGACCTTGCCGCGCCCGAACGCATGCTGAGGCTGCTTCAAGGCGATGTCGGTTCCGGCAAGACAGTGGTGGCGCTGCTTGCCATGGCGCACGCGGTCGAAGCCGGCGGCCAGGCAGCACTGATGGCGCCGACCGAAATCCTGGCACGCCAGCACCTCGCCACCATCCAGCCGCTGGCGGAGAAGGCCGGCCTCAGGACAGCCATCCTGACCGGACGCGAAAAGGGCCGCGAAAGGACCGAGACCTTGGCCGGTCTTGCCGACGGCACGATCGACATCGTCGTCGGCACGCATGCGCTGTTCCAGGAGGCCGTCGCCTTCAAGAACCTGGTCTTCGCGGTGATCGACGAACAACATCGCTTCGGCGTGCACCAGCGCCTTGCCATCACGGCCAAGGGCGACGCACCCGACATGCTGGTGATGACGGCGACGCCGATCCC
The genomic region above belongs to Mesorhizobium terrae and contains:
- a CDS encoding RiPP maturation radical SAM C-methyltransferase, which produces MFDADYRMADILVIVPPFASPDRPALGPHVIAARAEQAGYRAKVLYANLSFAGRIGVRRYQKLCGTPTGLLIGERIFARAMFGARADRRMEPEVERAIADATGPSVVTLDWLQNAAEQWTDAFADNLAKMPARIVGFSTVFEQTLAALSIAKRTKAAAPDKIFLLGGANVDGIMSEGIQPLAGSIDHIFSGESDVTFVNFLDGLHEAKPTPDRIIRGEPLEALDESPTPDYDDYFTQLAQTVGCDIHPDGLRPEEIWLPYETSRGCWWGAKQHCTFCGLNANGMQHRQKSAEKAFSELTELVARHKATRIMMVDNIMPHSYFSTLLPELAKAENKVGIFYEQKANLSFQKMKLLKSAGVERIQPGIESLATSVLKLMRKGSTLKINLDCLRFARALGIEAAWNLLTDFPGDEDAAYEATAKLIPLLQHLQPPVGVGQLSIERFSPYFDKRDDYKITNVRPIPAYGLAFPAIERADDMAYHFIGDYDSSLRRRPDLARRLGDGVAAWKAAWAPDRTMPVLCVLDLSPGRYLMIDTRACAHVDAEILNEATMAAYLSGIGEDAVLKRALDWGYLHDDHGLLLPLATASENLLERFETRAGAGRCDPASAGPTQTGFVMPKGATAP
- the recG gene encoding ATP-dependent DNA helicase RecG encodes the protein MRPSLLDPLFSPITALAGVGSKVAALIERVVPADLGDRDARVGDLLFVLPNTVIDRRNRPGIAYAAEGAIVTLDVRIDRHQPPPRGNKSVPYRVYAHDDTGEIALTFFHAHASYLEKAMPEGEQVVVSGRMEWFNGRPNMVHPDHIALASEAGSLPLVEPVYPLTAGLSTKVLRRAIGQAVGRVPTMPEWQDGAFMRRHTFPAFTAALDRVHNPESPLDALPDSVAWRRLAYDEFLAGQVSLALVRARVRKLSGQPLTGSGAILEQLRSALPYSLTGSQETALAEILSDLAAPERMLRLLQGDVGSGKTVVALLAMAHAVEAGGQAALMAPTEILARQHLATIQPLAEKAGLRTAILTGREKGRERTETLAGLADGTIDIVVGTHALFQEAVAFKNLVFAVIDEQHRFGVHQRLAITAKGDAPDMLVMTATPIPRTLVLTAFGDMDVSKLTEKPAGRQPIRTVTLPLERLDELVGRIRDAVAEGQKIYWICPLVEESEEIKLMSAEDRFASLKPVFGERIGLVHGRMKGAEKDEAMRAFKEGETRVLIATTVIEVGVDVPDATIMVIEHAERFGLAQLHQLRGRVGRGSKPSSCVLLYKDPLGETAKRRLSVMRETEDGFVIAEEDLKLRGEGELLGTRQSGTPGFQVARIEAHADLLEAARDDARLILTRDPELQGERGQALRLLLYLFGRDEAVRLLRAG